The Thermincola ferriacetica genomic sequence CTGACACCGGCAATTGTGCCGGAAAAATGGGTTTGTTCCGCCTGCAGGCAAAAAATCCGTGAAATGATGGAATCACCTACGGAAGGTCCTAAACGGGCCTGTCCCAAATGCAAACTGTTAAAAAAAGGAGAATGCCCTTTCGGCGACCGGGAGAGGAAGCGCATCATCCGCTGCAATAAATATATTCATAAAGATGCTGACCACGATAAAAAACGTTGGGAGAAATATGAAGTTTAATTAACGGCAAAGAGGGGATGGCAACTGAAAACCAAAGCAACGAAAACTTTAGAGAAACTGCAGCATATATACGACCTTATGTTTGCCTACTTTGGACCCAGGAATTGGTGGCCGGGAGAAACCAGGTTTGAAATTATAGTGGGCGCAATACTAACCCAAAGCGTGGCTTGGCGGAATGTGAGCAAAGCAATAGAAAATCTGCGGGCTGCGGGTATTCTTACACTGGAGGCGATGTATAAGGCGCCTATCGAGGAAATTGAAAAACATATTGTGCCTACTTTGTACTGGCGGATGAAGGCTAAGAAACTTAGGGCTTTTGTTAATCATATAATGGACAACTACCATGGCGATCTGGATAAATTTCTGCAGAAAGATAAGGAGGAGTTGCGTAGGGAACTTCTTAGCTTGTATGGAATCGGCCCTGAAACAGCCGACAGTATAATCTTATATGC encodes the following:
- a CDS encoding endonuclease III domain-containing protein, which encodes MFAYFGPRNWWPGETRFEIIVGAILTQSVAWRNVSKAIENLRAAGILTLEAMYKAPIEEIEKHIVPTLYWRMKAKKLRAFVNHIMDNYHGDLDKFLQKDKEELRRELLSLYGIGPETADSIILYAAEQPVFVVDAYTRRIFHRLGFFEESVSYDEMQQFFMKHIPPDVRYYNEYHALIVGIGNRFCSNKKPDCGNCPIQSVCRFKLRNKVENEG